One window from the genome of Cryobacterium sp. GrIS_2_6 encodes:
- a CDS encoding acetate kinase produces the protein MSAVLVINSGSSSFKYQLIDMKTETELASGLVERIGEASGHARHAAAGSDRVEQTLPIPDHTAGFAVMLAAFAASGPQLSTANLVAVGHRVVQGGSIFQGPTVIDDEVLAQISALSDLAPLHNPAHVQGINAARAQFPDVPHVAVFDTSFHQTMPAPAYTYAIDTALAAEYGIRRYGAHGSSHKFVSEAAAEFLGRPLAELKTIVLHLGNGASACAVDGGKSIDTSMGLTPLQGLVMGTRSGDIDPAVLFHLHRKAGMSIEELDTLLNKKSGMLGLTGNGDMRDVEDAAIAGDAVAQAALDVYYHRIRGYVGNYIAQLGGLDVIVFTAGIGENSGIIRAGVLSGLEFLGIEIDPAKNDPFSRVARVISTDDSKVTVLVIPTNEELEIARQTLAVI, from the coding sequence ATGAGCGCGGTCCTGGTCATCAACTCCGGTTCCTCGTCGTTCAAGTACCAGTTGATCGACATGAAGACGGAGACCGAGCTCGCGAGCGGTCTCGTCGAGCGCATCGGTGAGGCGAGCGGGCACGCCCGTCACGCCGCGGCCGGTTCCGACCGCGTCGAGCAGACGCTGCCGATCCCGGACCACACCGCCGGATTCGCCGTGATGCTCGCCGCGTTCGCCGCCAGCGGCCCGCAGCTCAGCACGGCGAACCTCGTGGCCGTCGGCCACCGGGTTGTGCAGGGTGGCAGCATCTTCCAGGGCCCGACCGTGATCGACGACGAGGTGCTCGCCCAGATCAGCGCGCTCTCCGACCTCGCGCCCCTCCACAACCCGGCACACGTGCAGGGCATCAACGCGGCCAGGGCGCAGTTCCCGGACGTGCCCCACGTCGCCGTCTTCGACACGTCGTTCCACCAGACGATGCCGGCACCGGCGTACACCTACGCGATCGACACCGCGCTGGCCGCCGAGTACGGGATCCGTCGCTATGGAGCACACGGCAGCTCGCACAAGTTCGTGTCCGAAGCCGCTGCTGAGTTCCTCGGCCGCCCGCTCGCCGAGCTCAAGACCATCGTGCTGCACCTCGGAAACGGGGCGTCGGCGTGCGCGGTCGACGGTGGAAAGTCCATCGACACCTCGATGGGACTCACCCCGCTGCAGGGACTCGTCATGGGTACCCGCTCCGGCGACATCGACCCCGCCGTGCTGTTCCACCTGCACCGCAAGGCCGGCATGTCGATCGAAGAGCTCGACACCCTGCTGAACAAGAAGAGCGGGATGCTCGGACTGACCGGCAATGGTGACATGCGCGACGTCGAGGACGCCGCCATAGCCGGGGACGCGGTCGCCCAGGCCGCCCTCGACGTCTACTACCACCGCATCCGCGGTTACGTGGGCAACTACATCGCCCAGCTCGGCGGGCTCGACGTGATCGTCTTCACCGCCGGTATCGGCGAGAATTCGGGAATCATCCGGGCCGGCGTCCTCTCCGGACTCGAATTCCTCGGCATCGAGATCGACCCGGCGAAGAACGACCCGTTCTCCCGGGTCGCCCGCGTCATCTCGACCGATGATTCGAAGGTCACCGTGCTTGTCATCCCGACGAACGAGGAGCTGGAGATCGCTCGCCAGACCCTCGCCGTCATCTAG
- a CDS encoding substrate-binding domain-containing protein: MDEIGYRPNSAARALESGRFSTIGVIVFTLSSVGNMRTFDAVAMLDRIDVTVPTGLPVVIVDSDAGSRYTVVDTDQTEGARLATQHLLNLGHRTVWHIAGPESSFSAGRRTASWRNTLKAAAAPVPPVLEGDWSAQSGYVHGVTLAADPLVTAIFASNDQMALGVMRAMHEAGRALPADVSVVGFDAMRESGEFWPALTTVHQDFAQVGRLCIEKLLRQIDSPRCVRSRHHDRAHAPHGARKHSPQNPLRRRSHAPRVVGG; this comes from the coding sequence ATGGATGAGATCGGCTACCGGCCCAACAGCGCCGCCCGCGCCCTCGAGTCGGGCCGGTTCAGCACCATCGGCGTGATCGTGTTCACCCTGTCGAGCGTCGGCAACATGCGCACGTTCGATGCGGTCGCGATGCTCGACCGGATCGACGTGACCGTGCCGACCGGGCTTCCCGTCGTGATCGTCGACTCCGACGCCGGTTCCCGGTACACGGTCGTCGACACCGACCAGACCGAGGGCGCCCGCCTGGCCACCCAGCACCTGCTCAACCTCGGGCACCGCACGGTCTGGCACATCGCCGGCCCGGAGTCCTCCTTCTCGGCCGGTCGCCGCACGGCGTCGTGGCGCAACACCCTGAAGGCGGCCGCTGCTCCGGTGCCCCCCGTGCTCGAAGGGGACTGGAGTGCGCAGAGCGGCTACGTTCACGGGGTGACCCTCGCCGCCGACCCGCTCGTCACGGCCATCTTCGCGTCCAACGACCAGATGGCCCTCGGTGTGATGCGCGCGATGCACGAAGCCGGCCGGGCCCTGCCCGCCGACGTGAGCGTCGTCGGCTTCGACGCCATGCGCGAGTCCGGTGAATTCTGGCCCGCACTGACGACGGTGCACCAGGACTTCGCCCAGGTGGGCCGGCTCTGCATCGAGAAGCTCCTGCGGCAGATCGATTCCCCCCGGTGCGTCCGTTCCCGGCACCACGATCGTGCCCACGCACCTCATGGTGCGCGGAAGCACAGCCCCCAAAACCCCCTGAGGCGCCGTTCGCACGCACCTCGTGTCGTGGGCGGATGA
- a CDS encoding DNA polymerase III subunit gamma and tau, whose translation MVTALYRRYRPETFAEMIGQSQVTEPLMTALRTNRVNHAYLFSGPRGCGKTTSARILARCLNCAEGPTDTPCGVCPSCVELSRDGGGSLDVVEIDAASHNGVDDARDIRERAIFAPARDRYKIFILDEAHMVTPQGFNALLKIVEEPPEHVKFIFATTEPEKVIGTIRSRTHHYPFRLVPPGPMLEYVQTLCESEKVAVAPGVLPLVVRAGGGSPRDTLSLLDQLMAGSDDHSVEYDRAVALLGYTSASLLDESIDAIAARDPAAAFDAVDRVVQTGQDPRRFVEDLLERMRDLIVVAATSAAGASAVLRGVPQDEIERMAVQAAKFGPAELSRTADILNGALTEMTGATSPRLHLELMIARVLIPASDDSTRGALARVERLERRIGVGTSSVGTSSVGTSSVDTGSAASVPPSRATPAVSSPTDASHAPASRPAPVADRGAPAPEAPTAPAAAPSPSSAPAGQASVGPAAVPAARPIGPVTFQQVKDAWPEVLEAVQIAKTSAWLVLYTANVLEFRDGDLLVLSFPSQKDVAGLKQTAAPGEGVGDCLKRAVNSVLGFTPRLLARVNEPGAPTPGAGASAVPSASPVPEPQTSSPAAAGSQAAASATAVSDGAADIPFRRPDASASQTGPSAAAGSNAPTRASAQSESAPRSTPVESTGSVTAWATVAIPGAGDASTGATAPATAPARTGTPASAAPNAATPAPPAPAAPGPTASAARQSEPPYDDEPPPYDDSDVPPDDDAPPEHAAPGRSGSARQATAPRQPQRAPQPSQAQPQPSQAQAQASQAQPAPVDRNVTHTGPNTITPNGRRSPAFEEKQRYGESVVREVLGATFLEEQPYEPAPRTRGD comes from the coding sequence GTGGTTACCGCCCTGTATCGCCGCTACCGGCCAGAGACCTTTGCCGAGATGATCGGCCAGTCCCAGGTGACCGAACCCCTGATGACGGCCCTGCGTACGAATCGGGTGAACCACGCGTACCTGTTCAGCGGCCCTCGCGGCTGCGGCAAGACCACGAGTGCGCGCATCCTCGCCCGCTGCCTCAACTGTGCAGAGGGCCCGACCGACACCCCGTGCGGGGTCTGCCCGAGCTGTGTCGAGCTCTCCCGCGACGGTGGCGGCTCGCTCGACGTCGTCGAGATCGATGCCGCGAGCCACAACGGCGTCGACGACGCCCGCGACATCCGGGAGCGCGCCATCTTCGCGCCCGCCCGCGACCGCTACAAGATCTTCATCCTCGATGAGGCGCACATGGTCACTCCGCAGGGCTTCAACGCCCTGCTCAAGATCGTCGAAGAGCCGCCGGAACACGTGAAGTTCATCTTCGCGACGACCGAGCCGGAGAAGGTCATCGGCACGATCCGCTCGCGCACCCACCACTACCCGTTCCGGCTCGTCCCGCCGGGCCCGATGCTCGAATACGTGCAGACGCTCTGCGAGAGCGAGAAGGTCGCCGTCGCACCCGGCGTGCTGCCGCTCGTCGTCCGCGCCGGCGGGGGGTCGCCCCGCGACACTCTCTCGCTCCTCGACCAGCTCATGGCCGGTTCAGACGACCACTCCGTGGAGTACGACCGCGCGGTCGCCCTCCTCGGCTACACGAGCGCGTCCCTGCTCGACGAGTCGATCGACGCGATCGCCGCCCGCGACCCCGCCGCAGCCTTCGACGCGGTCGACCGCGTCGTCCAGACCGGCCAGGACCCACGACGCTTCGTCGAAGACCTCCTCGAGCGCATGCGCGATCTCATCGTCGTAGCGGCGACCTCCGCAGCGGGTGCGTCCGCAGTGCTTCGCGGGGTCCCGCAGGACGAAATCGAGCGGATGGCCGTGCAAGCCGCCAAGTTCGGCCCGGCCGAGCTCTCCCGCACCGCCGACATCCTGAACGGCGCACTCACGGAGATGACCGGCGCGACCTCGCCCCGGCTGCACCTCGAACTCATGATCGCCCGCGTGCTGATCCCCGCGAGCGACGACTCCACCCGGGGGGCGCTCGCCCGCGTCGAACGGCTCGAGCGTCGCATCGGTGTGGGTACAAGCAGTGTTGGTACAAGCAGTGTGGGTACAAGCAGTGTCGATACGGGCTCGGCCGCATCGGTGCCTCCCAGCCGCGCCACGCCCGCCGTTTCGTCCCCGACGGATGCTTCGCACGCCCCCGCTTCACGCCCCGCACCGGTCGCCGATCGCGGTGCGCCGGCCCCCGAAGCCCCCACTGCCCCCGCGGCCGCCCCTTCTCCCTCGAGCGCACCGGCAGGTCAGGCATCCGTCGGGCCTGCGGCCGTTCCAGCGGCCCGCCCGATCGGGCCGGTCACCTTCCAGCAGGTCAAGGACGCCTGGCCGGAGGTCCTCGAGGCCGTCCAGATCGCCAAGACGAGCGCGTGGCTGGTGCTTTACACGGCGAACGTGCTCGAATTCCGAGACGGGGACCTCCTCGTGCTTTCGTTCCCGAGCCAGAAGGACGTCGCCGGCCTCAAGCAGACCGCCGCGCCGGGGGAGGGTGTCGGCGACTGCCTCAAGCGGGCGGTCAACTCGGTCCTCGGCTTCACGCCGCGTCTCCTCGCCAGGGTCAACGAGCCCGGAGCGCCAACGCCCGGCGCCGGCGCATCAGCGGTGCCCAGTGCGTCGCCCGTGCCTGAGCCACAGACATCGAGCCCTGCCGCCGCCGGGTCGCAGGCCGCAGCGTCGGCCACTGCGGTGAGCGACGGCGCAGCCGACATACCGTTCCGACGCCCGGACGCGTCAGCATCACAGACCGGCCCCTCGGCCGCCGCCGGGTCCAACGCCCCGACCCGGGCATCCGCTCAGTCGGAATCGGCACCGCGGTCCACCCCCGTCGAGTCGACCGGCTCCGTCACAGCCTGGGCGACCGTCGCGATTCCGGGCGCCGGCGACGCGTCCACCGGGGCGACGGCCCCCGCGACCGCACCTGCCCGGACCGGCACGCCGGCTTCCGCAGCACCGAACGCGGCAACACCGGCACCCCCGGCTCCGGCGGCGCCCGGCCCCACGGCATCCGCTGCCCGACAGAGTGAACCGCCCTACGACGACGAACCGCCGCCCTACGATGACAGCGACGTTCCGCCGGACGACGACGCACCTCCGGAGCACGCGGCCCCCGGCCGGTCGGGCAGCGCCCGCCAGGCGACGGCGCCGCGCCAGCCGCAACGGGCGCCCCAGCCGTCCCAAGCTCAGCCCCAGCCGTCCCAGGCCCAGGCCCAGGCGAGCCAGGCGCAGCCGGCACCGGTCGACCGCAACGTCACGCACACCGGGCCGAACACCATCACCCCGAACGGCAGGCGCAGCCCGGCCTTCGAGGAGAAGCAGCGCTACGGGGAATCCGTCGTCCGCGAGGTCCTCGGTGCGACCTTCCTCGAAGAACAGCCCTACGAACCGGCACCCCGAACCAGAGGCGACTGA
- the recR gene encoding recombination mediator RecR — MYEGIVQELIDELGRLPGIGPKSAQRIAFHILQTESFDVTHLANVLLEVRDKVRFCEICGNVSEQPTCMICRDPRRNPAMICVVEEAKDVVAIERTREFKGLYHVLGGAISPIDGIGPDQLRIRQLLQRLSDNTVQEVIIATDPNLEGEATAAYLSRLLTTLEITVTRLASGLPVGGDLEYADEVTLGRAFEGRRTVTG; from the coding sequence ATGTACGAAGGAATCGTCCAGGAACTGATCGACGAACTCGGCCGCCTGCCCGGAATCGGGCCCAAGTCCGCGCAGCGCATCGCGTTCCACATTCTGCAGACCGAGAGCTTCGACGTCACCCACCTCGCCAATGTCCTCCTCGAGGTGCGCGACAAGGTGCGCTTCTGTGAGATCTGCGGCAACGTCTCCGAGCAGCCGACGTGCATGATCTGCCGCGACCCGCGCCGCAACCCCGCGATGATCTGCGTCGTCGAAGAGGCCAAAGACGTCGTGGCGATCGAGCGCACTCGCGAGTTCAAGGGGCTCTACCACGTGCTCGGCGGCGCGATCAGCCCGATCGACGGGATCGGACCCGACCAGCTCCGCATCCGCCAGCTGCTGCAGCGCCTCTCCGACAACACCGTCCAGGAGGTCATCATTGCGACCGACCCGAACCTCGAGGGCGAGGCGACGGCGGCCTACCTGTCGCGCCTCCTGACGACCCTGGAGATCACGGTCACCCGGCTCGCCTCCGGCCTGCCCGTCGGTGGCGACCTCGAGTACGCCGACGAGGTCACCCTCGGCCGTGCCTTCGAGGGTCGACGTACCGTCACCGGCTGA